From the genome of Papaver somniferum cultivar HN1 chromosome 2, ASM357369v1, whole genome shotgun sequence, one region includes:
- the LOC113349518 gene encoding probable polyamine oxidase 5, which yields MVVKKPRIVIIGAGMAGLVAANKLYTSPGTKEAFELCIVEGGNRIGGRILTSEIGGDRIEMGATWIHGVGGSPIFKIAEEIGALDSKQPWEHKDGYPKDVLTVAEGGLVLDPVSIVEPISNLYRNLMDYAQGKLVEGSETYKKNSSISNGYSDKLSIGSFLRKGLEAYWNSAKSDNKMIKSLEEAVFAMHENEERAHTSAGELSDLDYNAESEYKNFPDEELTIAKGYLRVVESLASVLPSGLIQLGRKVKKIEWKKDENEAAAMEMENGYGSGRPVKLHFDDGSIMVADHVIVTVSLGVLKAGIRDGSPSGMCFSPPLPSFKKDAISRLGFGTVNKLFLELSPTYKEFKNFPNLQMAFHSSSSELRQQEIPWWMRRTASLSPIYNNSSVLLSWFAGKEALELESLKDEEIINGITTTISSFLPEPKTRKVLNSQQCSNGSAKTIEFARVVKSKWGTAPLFMGSYSYVAVGSSGKDLDSMAEPLPCVPSTPSHPLQILFAGEATHRTHYSTTHGAYFSGEREANRILKYYNL from the coding sequence ATGGTGGTCAAGAAACCAAGAATTGTGATAATAGGAGCTGGAATGGCAGGTCTAGTAGCAGCCAACAAGCTTTACACTTCACCGGGCACGAAAGAAGCGTTCGAGTTATGTATCGTAGAAGGTGGGAATAGAATCGGTGGTAGAATTCTTACTTCGGAAATCGGTGGTGACAGAATCGAAATGGGTGCAACTTGGATCCATGGTGTAGGCGGTAGTCCAATTTTCAAAATTGCTGAAGAAATTGGCGCTTTAGATTCTAAACAACCGTGGGAACATAAAGACGGTTATCCGAAAGACGTTTTAACCGTCGCAGAAGGCGGTTTAGTTCTTGATCCGGTGTCTATCGTCGAGCCCATTTCAAATCTTTACAGAAATTTGATGGATTACGCACAAGGGAAGTTGGTTGAAGGGAGTGAAACTTACAAGAAGAATTCTAGTATCAGTAATGGCTACTCTGACAAGCTTAGTATCGGTTCGTTTCTTCGTAAAGGTCTTGAAGCGTACTGGAATTCTGCCAAAAGCGACAACAAGATGATAAAATCATTGGAGGAAGCGGTGTTCGCAATGCATGAAAATGAAGAAAGAGCTCATACTTCAGCAGGTGAATTATCAGATTTAGATTACAATGCTGAGAGTGAGTATAAAAACTTTCCCGACGAAGAGTTAACAATTGCAAAAGGATATTTACGAGTCGTCGAATCGTTAGCATCTGTTCTTCCTAGTGGTTTGATTCAGTTGGGTAGAAAAGTTAAAAAGATAGAATGGAAAAAAGATGAAAATGAAGCAGCGGCAATGGAAATGGAGAACGGATATGGAAGTGGTAGGCCTGTGAAGCTGCATTTTGATGATGGGTCGATTATGGTGGCCGACCATGTCATAGTTACCGTCTCATTAGGAGTTCTTAAAGCTGGAATCCGCGACGGATCTCCGTCAGGTATGTGTTTTAGTCCTCCCCTGCCTTCTTTCAAAAAAGACGCGATTTCAAGGCTTGGATTCGGCACTGTTAATAAGCTCTTCCTAGAATTGAGTCCAACTTACAAGGAGTTCAAGAATTTTCCAAACTTGCAAATGGCATTTCACTCATCGAGTTCGGAGTTGCGGCAACAAGAAATTCCGTGGTGGATGAGAAGAACAGCTTCTTTAAGTCCAATTTACAACAATTCTAGTGTTCTATTGTCATGGTTTGCAGGCAAAGAAGCTTTAGAACTTGAGTCTCTTAAAGATGAAGAGATAATTAATGGTATTACGACAACAATATCAAGTTTCTTGCCGGAGCCGAAAACCCGAAAAGTCTTAAATTCGCAACAATGCAGCAATGGAAGTGCAAAAACTATTGAGTTTGCAAGAGTTGTGAAAAGCAAATGGGGCACAGCCCCATTATTTATGGGTTCATATAGTTATGTTGCAGTTGGTTCAAGTGGAAAGGATCTTGATTCAATGGCGGAACCATTACCCTGTGTACCATCAACACCATCACATCCTCTACAAATTCTATTTGCAGGTGAAGCAACACATAGAACGCATTATTCTACTACTCATGGGGCGTATTTCAGTGGTGAAAGAGAAGCTAATAGAATTCTTAAGTACTATAATTTGTGA